CCCGTTACAATTTTAAAGTCGGCTTCCACATAATCTTTGTTTAAGTAAGCATCACAGCCGAACTGACTTTCTCCTACTTTAACCAAGTGATTTTTATCATGACACTGGTTGTTGATGATACGAATATTATCGACAACCCACTGTCCCAACATTTGTACAAACTCTTCCTCTGTTTGATCCCGATGCGTGCCTGTGCCATTAATAACAACGAAGTTTTCTAAAGGAACATGAGACAGCTCCTCAATAAGCCATGGCACTAGCTTATGATTCGGAGTCGGTCGAGTAATGTCGCTAATTACAATTGCGACAGTGTCTGTTTCTTTCACACGCTCGCGAAGCGGCGCGCTTCCGATAGGATCCCTTAATGCAGCTTGCACAGCAGCTTTATCATCTTCTAATTCTGGTAGATTGTTAGGTTCCACAATGACCGATCCACTTGGAACTTCTAAAGGCAGTTCACCTTCACCGTAAAGTAACGCAGTCTTCTTCATAGCTACCTCCTTATTTTTACCCTTTTATACATTATCGTTAAAATCCCATCGTTAAACAACAGGGGATAAATGTTTACTATACTTTTGGAGCTAATAAAGCGGCTGTACGAATGATTTGTTCCGCTCTTTGTTCAAGTAATTCCTCCGCGCGGGTCATTGCATCTTCCAATGACATTGGCGCGTTAACGAGACTGTGAATGCTTGTAATCCCGTATTGATAAAGCGTATCAATTCCTTCACCGATTGACCCGGCAATCACGACAACAGGAATCCCCTGTTTTTGGGCCGCTTGGGCTACACCCATCGGCGTCTTTCCAGAAGCCGTTTGATAGTCGATCTGACCCTCACCTGTAAACACAAGATGGGCACCCTGCATTTTTTCCTCTAATTTCGTGAATTCAATAACGATATCAATCCCACGTTTCATTTCCGAAGGGAAAAAGGCCTGAAATGCGCCGCCAATCCCACCCGCGGCTCCCGCTCCTGGCAAATCATGCAGTCGAACTCCTTTTTCCCGCTCAACGAGATCAGCCCAATGTTTCAGATTATGATCCAACTGCTTGACCATTTCTGGCGTGGCCCCTTTTTGCGGTCCGAATACATACGATGCCCCGTCGGGACCAACCAACGGATTTTGCACATCACTCGCAATTAAAAACTCGCTTTTCGCAATTCTTGGATCCCAACCACTTTGATCGATTTGCTGTATCTGATCGAGGACGCCACCGCCATAACCAACCGCGGCTCCTTGTTGATCAAAAACTTGCAATCCAAGCGCCTGCAACATACCGACGCCTCCATCATTGGTAGCGCTGCCGCCGATCGCTAATATAAACCGACGATACCCATCATCTAACGCCTTTTTAATTAATTCTCCTGTTCCATAGGTTGTCGCTTTGAGCGGATCCCTCTCTGCATCGGAAACAAGATACAGTCCTGAAGCGCTCGCCATTTCTATTACGCACGTAACGCCATCGCCTAGCACACCAAACGCCGCCTGAACAGGCGCCTGCAGCGGTCCCTTCACAGTAACTTCCACAAAATGCCCGCCTGTGGCCGAAACTAAACTATCCATTGTGCCTTCCCCGCCGTCAGCGACAGGAACAAGCACTGTTTCTGCTTGCGGCAACGCGTTCTTAACTCCTCTTTCAATCGCAACAGCGACCTCTGGCGCCGATGCGCTCCCTTTAAACGAATCTGGCGCGATAATAATTTTCACTACTTATTCCCCCTTCCAAAT
This genomic window from Ammoniphilus oxalaticus contains:
- a CDS encoding glycerate kinase — its product is MKIIIAPDSFKGSASAPEVAVAIERGVKNALPQAETVLVPVADGGEGTMDSLVSATGGHFVEVTVKGPLQAPVQAAFGVLGDGVTCVIEMASASGLYLVSDAERDPLKATTYGTGELIKKALDDGYRRFILAIGGSATNDGGVGMLQALGLQVFDQQGAAVGYGGGVLDQIQQIDQSGWDPRIAKSEFLIASDVQNPLVGPDGASYVFGPQKGATPEMVKQLDHNLKHWADLVEREKGVRLHDLPGAGAAGGIGGAFQAFFPSEMKRGIDIVIEFTKLEEKMQGAHLVFTGEGQIDYQTASGKTPMGVAQAAQKQGIPVVVIAGSIGEGIDTLYQYGITSIHSLVNAPMSLEDAMTRAEELLEQRAEQIIRTAALLAPKV